A stretch of Leptospira hartskeerlii DNA encodes these proteins:
- a CDS encoding ABA4-like family protein has protein sequence MTPELTFKLASNFAIIGWLLLAGLSNAKVTKLLVRNGVWPLILSGLYLLILAFHARGGFDFGSLEGVTKLFANPWILLAGWVHYLAFDLFIGIWETKEAESLGISRWILIPCLFFTLMFGPIGYLLFQIVRWRKGGSHASI, from the coding sequence ATGACTCCAGAACTAACATTCAAACTAGCCAGCAATTTTGCAATTATAGGCTGGTTATTACTTGCAGGTCTGTCAAATGCTAAGGTAACCAAATTATTGGTAAGGAACGGGGTTTGGCCTTTGATCCTTTCCGGATTGTATTTGCTGATACTTGCATTTCATGCAAGAGGAGGATTCGATTTCGGATCCTTAGAAGGCGTGACTAAACTCTTTGCTAATCCTTGGATATTGCTCGCGGGTTGGGTTCACTATCTTGCATTCGACTTATTCATCGGAATTTGGGAAACTAAGGAAGCTGAGTCATTAGGGATCTCCCGATGGATCCTCATTCCTTGTTTGTTTTTCACACTGATGTTCGGGCCAATCGGTTATTTATTATTTCAAATCGTTCGTTGGAGAAAAGGAGGAAGCCATGCAAGCATCTAA
- a CDS encoding LIC13411 family adhesin, whose protein sequence is MATKVRLFPEMKKRLIIHFFCIFLLGLIVIDCSTYWSHRKKDLGDVFTAGVETPGYGIGVRIGPLATGFVFQGGESEPGKRDLGTGYGLRGGTYGPYRSQQLIFGFLGGEKFHSMPPTETSPKKEETKTTAPNSQTNDNFLLLPENPESEQDPNPTPELSDERLNSKSYEIRYLRFYNNPVSERRKAKKEAFFRKYLESLDPQKRNEAIQTFLAQNPKNKDDYPSAFLFEVEFYISIRYGIRLGFNFGEFLDFLLGFTGIDLMEDDI, encoded by the coding sequence TTGGCGACTAAAGTCAGACTATTTCCCGAAATGAAAAAAAGACTCATCATACATTTTTTCTGTATTTTTCTTTTGGGCCTTATAGTGATCGATTGTTCAACATACTGGTCTCATCGAAAAAAAGATTTAGGAGACGTTTTCACTGCAGGAGTAGAAACTCCTGGTTACGGGATCGGAGTTAGAATAGGACCTCTTGCAACTGGATTTGTTTTTCAAGGCGGAGAATCTGAACCTGGAAAAAGAGACTTAGGAACCGGATATGGATTAAGAGGCGGGACTTACGGACCTTATAGATCTCAACAATTGATCTTTGGATTTTTAGGAGGGGAGAAGTTTCACTCCATGCCTCCGACGGAAACTTCTCCCAAAAAAGAAGAAACAAAAACAACCGCACCAAATTCCCAAACGAACGATAATTTCCTATTACTTCCCGAAAATCCTGAATCGGAACAAGACCCTAATCCTACTCCGGAACTTTCTGACGAAAGATTAAATTCTAAAAGTTACGAGATTAGATATTTACGTTTTTATAATAATCCAGTCTCCGAAAGAAGAAAGGCCAAGAAGGAAGCTTTCTTTCGAAAATATTTAGAAAGCTTAGATCCGCAAAAAAGGAACGAGGCCATCCAGACATTCTTGGCCCAAAACCCTAAAAATAAAGATGATTATCCTTCCGCATTTTTATTTGAAGTGGAGTTCTATATTTCAATTCGATACGGTATTAGACTAGGATTCAACTTTGGGGAATTTTTAGATTTTCTTTTAGGATTTACTGGGATCGATCTAATGGAAGACGATATCTGA
- a CDS encoding TetR/AcrR family transcriptional regulator — MKKPEGSYHHGNLAETLKALALKRLEISKDSAFTIREIAREAGVSHAAAYRHFPSHRDLLAQISKDGFIKITEEFTKAENASSPSDPFDRLRRLGIAYISFCLENVGYYRAMWHIDLGPVGDLEDLMEAGKNSFLKLWETILLCESQKVNKFEARDMATAAWSLVHGYSVLLNECQLNNPLLQIDKNNALQEAEKILQILDSGLKNKSYK; from the coding sequence ATGAAAAAGCCGGAGGGTTCCTATCATCATGGGAATCTGGCAGAAACCCTAAAAGCACTGGCCCTAAAACGTTTAGAGATCAGTAAAGATTCCGCATTTACCATCAGAGAGATCGCAAGAGAAGCAGGAGTTAGTCATGCCGCAGCCTATAGACATTTCCCTTCTCATAGAGATCTTCTAGCCCAAATTTCCAAAGATGGATTTATAAAAATTACGGAAGAGTTTACAAAAGCGGAGAATGCTTCTTCTCCTTCCGATCCGTTTGATCGATTGAGACGACTAGGTATTGCTTATATTTCTTTTTGTTTAGAAAATGTCGGCTATTATAGAGCAATGTGGCATATAGATCTTGGGCCTGTTGGCGATTTAGAAGATCTAATGGAGGCAGGTAAAAATTCTTTTTTAAAACTTTGGGAAACTATACTGCTCTGTGAATCTCAGAAGGTGAATAAATTCGAAGCAAGAGACATGGCAACTGCTGCTTGGTCCTTGGTTCACGGATATTCAGTTCTTCTGAATGAATGCCAACTGAATAATCCTTTATTACAAATTGATAAGAATAATGCTCTACAAGAAGCAGAAAAGATATTACAAATTTTGGATTCAGGTTTGAAGAATAAATCTTACAAGTAA
- a CDS encoding porin: MPKFFFLLCVYLFSGTLFSQDVKTQETSGKPKGKAVQSKEENLKTDVQTSSETKEEEEEGSKKEELNPKKKDDLVIPIQFGFFIDGYYNASLNRPASKELLYTTQATRTNEYNINLAYLDAKVETDKYRGRFAVQFGTSVVANYSGEGTTGKTSNETSIRNMQEAYGGVRLGKSTWLDAGIYFGHLGYESWISHENFVYTRAFSLDYVPYYVSGARLSGKISDKVSYQLHLNNGYQVVTDNNKDISGGFRLEWNPLGNLMFRWNTFIGNEQPTTTPKETRYYNNFIAEWKPFQRLTLASSFDVAYQERASREDLVYTSEGPIYIRRDGTAFRQIYVGNLWLAYRFLPDWRIGVRLERYLDREQMIVVTNTKDGFQTSGATATLDYNPDPAILVRFTYQYRRSMDSIYPHENNTSKLDRMFIFSLSLKI, encoded by the coding sequence TTGCCCAAATTCTTTTTTTTACTTTGTGTTTATTTGTTTTCCGGTACACTTTTCTCTCAAGATGTAAAGACTCAAGAGACGTCCGGCAAACCTAAAGGCAAGGCCGTTCAAAGTAAGGAAGAAAATCTCAAAACAGATGTTCAAACTTCTTCTGAAACAAAAGAAGAAGAGGAAGAAGGATCTAAAAAAGAGGAACTGAATCCTAAAAAGAAAGATGATCTGGTGATCCCGATCCAGTTCGGTTTCTTTATCGATGGTTATTATAATGCAAGCTTAAACCGACCTGCCTCCAAAGAACTCTTATATACGACCCAAGCAACACGTACGAACGAATACAATATCAACCTGGCCTATTTGGACGCAAAAGTAGAGACTGATAAATATAGAGGCAGATTCGCAGTCCAATTCGGTACATCTGTTGTCGCGAATTATTCTGGAGAAGGGACCACAGGCAAAACTTCTAACGAAACATCTATTCGGAACATGCAAGAAGCTTATGGAGGTGTTCGATTAGGAAAATCCACCTGGCTGGATGCGGGAATTTATTTCGGGCATCTAGGATACGAATCTTGGATCTCCCATGAGAATTTTGTTTATACTCGTGCATTCTCCCTGGACTACGTTCCATATTATGTTTCTGGTGCAAGGTTGAGTGGAAAGATCAGTGATAAAGTTTCTTACCAGCTTCATTTGAATAATGGATACCAAGTAGTTACAGACAATAATAAAGATATTTCTGGAGGTTTCCGATTGGAATGGAACCCCTTGGGAAACTTGATGTTTCGTTGGAATACTTTTATAGGAAATGAACAACCGACTACTACTCCGAAAGAAACCAGATATTATAATAATTTTATCGCTGAATGGAAACCATTCCAACGACTTACATTAGCGTCTTCTTTTGACGTGGCATATCAGGAAAGAGCAAGCAGGGAGGATCTAGTTTATACTTCTGAAGGTCCCATCTACATTCGTCGAGATGGTACTGCATTTAGACAAATCTATGTTGGAAACTTATGGCTTGCATATCGATTCCTACCTGACTGGAGAATCGGTGTTCGATTAGAAAGATACTTAGATCGAGAACAAATGATCGTGGTAACAAATACCAAAGATGGTTTTCAAACAAGCGGTGCGACGGCTACTTTAGATTATAATCCGGATCCTGCCATTTTGGTGAGATTTACCTACCAATATAGAAGATCCATGGATTCCATTTACCCCCATGAGAATAATACCTCCAAACTAGACCGTATGTTCATATTCTCCCTTTCTCTTAAAATTTAG
- a CDS encoding MarR family winged helix-turn-helix transcriptional regulator: MNYESLKLEKQICFPLYASSRAVTALYRPLLEEFDLTYPQYLVLLVLWETDRIPLKEIGEKLFLDSGTLTPLLKKMEFAGLLTRDRSDQDERSLVVSLTTKGKKLQKKAVCIPERLLEESGLTAEKVQGLKRDLDDLLIILEQKLRNSA; the protein is encoded by the coding sequence GTGAATTACGAATCCTTAAAGTTAGAGAAACAGATCTGTTTCCCGCTTTACGCTTCTTCCAGAGCGGTGACTGCATTATATAGGCCGCTTTTGGAGGAGTTCGATCTTACTTATCCTCAATATCTTGTTCTTCTGGTCCTTTGGGAAACGGATAGAATTCCTCTAAAAGAAATAGGGGAAAAATTATTTCTGGATTCAGGGACCCTAACTCCTCTTCTCAAAAAAATGGAATTCGCCGGACTTTTGACTAGAGATAGATCCGATCAGGACGAGCGTTCTCTTGTGGTTAGCCTAACTACAAAAGGAAAAAAATTGCAAAAAAAAGCGGTTTGTATTCCGGAACGATTGTTGGAAGAATCAGGTCTCACCGCTGAAAAGGTGCAAGGCCTGAAACGCGATCTGGACGACCTTCTTATTATCCTAGAGCAAAAATTAAGAAATTCGGCGTGA
- a CDS encoding carboxypeptidase M32 produces MWESELQNWENILPAFKAYRDEFRNIYHLRNIGSVLHWDMEIGIPSDGLSERGDQLSFLSGLAHKSFIGDSFRSLAEKAREENSRTDAPGKSLRERELNLLFKDLDRSSCLPISWVEEFSKLTSQAHSIWVDARKKNDASSFLPILQKIVDLVFQKADYFGYSTEAYDALLDEYEPEAKAAELEVLFADLRKSLVPLIAKAKDATFPFEGNFPIDSQIPFNTSLPVLLGLPENGFRLDSSAHPFSTSLGSFDKRITTRYEESDPLSSVYSVLHETGHALYEAGISLIVGGPSPLKDSVSLGVHESQSRLWENQVGRSREFWEGIYPLFLKNLGISESSLPFSKLYSFVNKSKPSLIRVEADQITYNLHVILRFQIERAIFKKELALKDLSGAWKDGMKSLLGVEVPDDSKGFLQDVHWSGGAFGYFPTYSLGNIYAAQLYSAFVQQNPKFKDELKNRETSSLLDWLRKHVHSKGRSLDAKELIRQATGEEPNSKYLVEYLDSKIKEQESV; encoded by the coding sequence ATGTGGGAATCCGAGCTTCAAAATTGGGAAAATATCCTTCCGGCTTTCAAGGCCTATCGGGATGAATTCCGTAATATCTATCATCTAAGAAACATTGGAAGTGTATTGCATTGGGACATGGAAATCGGCATCCCAAGCGACGGTTTAAGTGAAAGAGGAGACCAACTTAGTTTTCTCTCTGGACTCGCTCATAAATCTTTTATCGGAGATTCATTTCGAAGTTTGGCCGAGAAAGCCAGGGAAGAAAACTCCCGTACCGATGCTCCCGGTAAATCTCTTAGAGAAAGAGAACTGAATTTATTATTCAAAGATCTAGATCGTTCTTCTTGTCTGCCAATCTCTTGGGTAGAAGAATTTTCTAAGCTCACAAGCCAGGCACATTCTATCTGGGTGGATGCAAGAAAGAAGAATGATGCGTCTTCTTTTCTTCCAATCTTGCAAAAGATCGTGGACCTTGTTTTTCAGAAGGCTGATTATTTCGGTTATTCTACGGAAGCGTATGACGCTCTTTTAGATGAATATGAACCTGAAGCAAAAGCAGCAGAACTAGAAGTTTTATTTGCAGATCTTAGAAAATCTTTAGTGCCCTTGATCGCAAAAGCAAAGGACGCAACATTTCCTTTTGAGGGAAATTTTCCAATCGATTCTCAAATTCCTTTTAATACAAGTCTTCCTGTTCTTTTGGGGTTACCCGAGAATGGATTTCGCTTGGATTCAAGTGCTCATCCATTCTCCACTTCTTTAGGTTCTTTTGATAAGAGGATCACCACACGTTACGAAGAATCGGATCCACTTTCTTCTGTATATTCTGTCCTACATGAGACAGGTCACGCTTTATATGAAGCGGGGATTTCCTTGATTGTAGGAGGTCCTTCTCCTTTAAAAGATTCTGTTTCTTTAGGTGTTCACGAATCCCAAAGTCGTCTATGGGAAAACCAAGTGGGAAGGTCTAGGGAATTTTGGGAAGGGATCTATCCATTATTTCTGAAGAACTTAGGTATCTCAGAATCCTCTCTTCCTTTTTCTAAATTGTATTCTTTTGTGAATAAATCTAAACCTTCTTTAATTCGTGTAGAAGCAGACCAGATTACTTATAATCTACATGTGATCTTACGATTTCAAATTGAGAGAGCGATCTTCAAAAAAGAACTCGCGTTAAAAGATCTTTCGGGAGCTTGGAAAGATGGAATGAAGTCTTTGCTTGGCGTAGAAGTTCCGGATGATTCTAAAGGATTTTTACAAGATGTGCATTGGAGCGGCGGGGCCTTCGGTTATTTTCCTACATACTCTTTAGGAAATATTTACGCCGCCCAACTTTATTCCGCCTTCGTCCAACAAAATCCTAAGTTTAAGGATGAATTGAAAAACAGAGAAACTTCTTCTCTCCTTGATTGGCTCAGAAAACATGTTCACAGTAAGGGTCGAAGTTTGGATGCAAAGGAACTGATCCGACAAGCAACCGGAGAAGAACCAAATTCCAAATACTTGGTTGAATATTTGGATTCTAAGATCAAAGAACAGGAGTCAGTATGA
- a CDS encoding glutathione peroxidase encodes MAQNLYELTATLNNGSEKKLQDYKGKVLLIVNTASQCGFTPQYKGLQEMYDKYKGKGLEILGFPCDQFGHQEPGSDAEIQSFCQVNFGVNFPLFKKIEVNGDGTHPVYQYLKKQAPGLLGKSIKWNFTKFLIDKQGNVIKRFAPMTPPEKLDKQIEELLSK; translated from the coding sequence GTGGCCCAGAATTTATACGAACTAACCGCTACTTTAAACAACGGATCCGAAAAGAAATTACAAGATTATAAGGGAAAGGTCTTATTGATCGTTAATACCGCGAGCCAATGCGGATTTACGCCTCAATACAAAGGACTTCAGGAAATGTACGATAAGTACAAAGGAAAAGGTTTGGAAATATTAGGATTCCCTTGTGACCAATTCGGACACCAAGAGCCAGGGAGTGACGCTGAGATCCAAAGCTTCTGCCAAGTAAACTTCGGGGTGAATTTTCCTCTTTTCAAAAAGATAGAAGTAAACGGGGACGGAACTCATCCTGTTTATCAATATTTAAAAAAACAAGCTCCAGGACTTTTGGGAAAATCAATTAAATGGAACTTTACCAAGTTCTTGATCGATAAACAAGGAAATGTGATCAAAAGATTCGCTCCGATGACTCCTCCGGAAAAACTGGATAAACAGATCGAGGAACTTCTTTCCAAGTGA
- a CDS encoding LIC13410 family lipoprotein, whose protein sequence is MKRQLSAISFAAVLIFGACSSDQKKSEHAYVPNSDIRVVEANMVKEGDKRIKAEAVLGTPTFEENTQDGSVLEWYFESTTYQKNSYKTLAEKPSRIDDSTKYIKVIVDKKGVIKKYEYKL, encoded by the coding sequence ATGAAACGCCAGTTATCCGCAATATCATTTGCTGCGGTACTTATTTTCGGAGCTTGTTCTTCGGACCAAAAAAAATCGGAACATGCTTACGTTCCGAATTCGGACATTCGTGTTGTAGAAGCCAATATGGTTAAAGAAGGAGATAAAAGAATTAAAGCAGAAGCTGTTTTAGGAACTCCTACTTTTGAAGAAAACACCCAAGACGGATCTGTTTTAGAATGGTATTTTGAATCTACTACTTATCAAAAGAATTCTTACAAAACTCTCGCAGAAAAACCTTCCAGAATAGATGACAGTACAAAGTATATCAAAGTCATCGTAGATAAAAAAGGTGTGATCAAAAAGTACGAATACAAACTCTAA
- a CDS encoding monovalent cation:proton antiporter-2 (CPA2) family protein → MEEKSLLVTAIILLSTAVLCVPIFKKLGIGSIIGYVVGGILIGPHGIRLVTGGSEILHFAEFGVVLLLFLIGLELRPQTLWVLRKPVFGMGFFQVAVSSIFLGGLIGYLFQLGFVSSIILGVSLSLSSTAFALQSLAEKNQLNTSYGRSAFAILLFQDLAVIPVMAILPLAALEPGQTAHSGLNFYKLGTAITAILLVILSGRFLMRPLFRMIAATGNHEIFVALSLVLVLGVSFAMEKVGLSMALGSFLGGVLLADSEYRHELEANLEPFKGLLLGLFFLAVGMSMNLEILINHPFLIFGLAFGLMSIKGLVLFVLGKIAKLTSDSSSNLAVSISQGGEFAFVILNVAAQLSLLSKETTDYSIVIVTASMILTPFAGIIKEKVIDPYLHEEEERPADPIYEKNRVIIAGFGRVGQIISRMLYLHKIRFTALEHNADQVNAARKFGHKIYYGDASRLDLLTAAGAAHAEILVLAIQDAELSVKIAKMAKENFPNLRIIARARNRSHYFDLMELGIETIRRDTFASSLELAEETLKDLGFLPSEVKYFIQKFRDYDEKMVKDQFKLRHNEKELIAYSKNAVRQLEEAFAADMLQKEAS, encoded by the coding sequence ATGGAAGAGAAAAGTCTACTCGTTACTGCCATTATTCTACTTAGCACGGCCGTTCTTTGTGTTCCTATTTTCAAAAAATTGGGAATAGGGTCGATTATTGGTTATGTCGTAGGGGGAATTTTGATCGGACCTCATGGGATCCGACTCGTGACCGGCGGGAGTGAAATTTTGCATTTCGCTGAATTCGGAGTGGTCCTTCTTCTTTTTCTGATCGGGTTGGAGCTCCGACCTCAGACTCTTTGGGTGCTTAGAAAACCCGTTTTCGGAATGGGATTTTTCCAAGTTGCGGTCTCTTCAATTTTCTTAGGCGGATTGATCGGTTATCTATTTCAGTTAGGATTTGTTTCTTCGATTATTTTAGGAGTGAGTTTATCACTTTCTTCCACTGCATTTGCTCTTCAATCTTTAGCGGAAAAAAACCAACTCAACACTTCTTACGGAAGATCCGCATTTGCGATCCTTCTCTTCCAAGATTTAGCAGTGATCCCTGTAATGGCAATTCTTCCGTTAGCAGCTTTGGAACCGGGACAAACCGCACATAGTGGATTAAATTTTTATAAATTAGGAACTGCTATTACGGCCATTCTTTTAGTTATTTTGAGCGGTCGCTTTTTGATGAGACCTCTTTTTAGAATGATCGCAGCTACGGGAAATCATGAAATTTTCGTAGCTCTTTCTTTGGTATTGGTCCTTGGAGTTTCTTTTGCAATGGAAAAGGTAGGGCTTTCGATGGCACTCGGTTCTTTCTTAGGAGGTGTACTGCTTGCCGATTCCGAATACAGACATGAGTTAGAAGCAAACTTAGAACCTTTTAAAGGATTACTATTAGGCCTATTCTTCCTTGCAGTTGGAATGTCCATGAATTTGGAAATTCTGATCAATCATCCATTTTTGATTTTCGGCCTTGCATTCGGGCTAATGTCCATCAAAGGGCTTGTTCTTTTTGTTTTAGGAAAGATTGCAAAACTTACTTCTGATTCTTCTTCCAATCTTGCAGTCAGTATTTCTCAAGGTGGAGAATTTGCATTCGTGATCTTGAATGTGGCAGCCCAGCTTAGTCTTCTTTCCAAAGAAACTACAGATTATTCTATCGTAATCGTTACTGCTTCTATGATACTCACTCCTTTTGCAGGGATCATTAAAGAAAAAGTAATAGATCCTTATTTGCATGAAGAGGAAGAAAGACCGGCAGATCCTATTTATGAAAAAAATCGCGTAATCATCGCCGGTTTTGGAAGGGTCGGACAGATCATTTCCAGGATGTTATATCTGCATAAAATTAGGTTCACTGCATTAGAGCATAACGCAGACCAAGTCAATGCCGCCAGAAAATTCGGTCATAAGATCTATTATGGAGATGCAAGCAGACTAGATCTATTAACTGCAGCAGGAGCTGCCCACGCGGAGATACTTGTACTCGCGATCCAAGATGCAGAGTTATCCGTAAAAATTGCCAAGATGGCTAAGGAAAATTTCCCGAACTTAAGGATTATCGCAAGAGCAAGAAATAGATCCCACTATTTTGATCTGATGGAACTTGGCATTGAAACGATACGAAGAGATACGTTTGCTTCTTCCTTAGAACTTGCTGAAGAAACTTTAAAAGATCTGGGATTCTTACCTTCGGAAGTAAAATACTTCATCCAAAAGTTCAGGGATTATGATGAGAAAATGGTCAAGGATCAATTCAAGCTTAGACATAACGAAAAAGAACTGATCGCATATTCCAAAAATGCTGTCCGTCAATTGGAAGAAGCTTTTGCTGCGGACATGTTGCAGAAAGAAGCTTCTTGA
- a CDS encoding 1-acyl-sn-glycerol-3-phosphate acyltransferase yields MSELEETRVRHKNIAVFGGGPMGVHLSVSLAERADRLFLWYFDKKKADRLQKDRSAELLEEFVPLADNIIVTNDFDFLSQGSWIIVIAVPSRQKESVIDRISSYLSEQEEHTIISFTKGLVSTSTRKKTNAITFSDYVIRVREMKENLNMEYVAVAGPNLLAEMAKGKHSFFSIASTGERASEIMEDLFSGPRNHIKTFEDIRTLELFGVMKNPIAIACGLVNGIPECGSNFEGELISLGFSEIITLLNALELPIKPAMEFGLADLITTATSRASRNRAYGQRFIRKLISGEDSPNLLERIELFLNPKEFIQKEMSQSETHVEGAYALSTILDLAEEKKVELPLFTTLFEVLTRKVSPTEMIRFVSKSTSDDIRNISRTARKRFGLSLASGKEFQQALRRRVLRHVHSQPGLSDRILKQSGLQIKSLEKRYSEAVETEAGTDLMLLPREIELWKEAEVAYENGKSRNLDRLVEFYVSEIADEYSPLFRESLIHLVAPARFAIGGFKPGGGLPKIGGNIKEIKALASRYDILYTPTHRSHLDSIEVAFGLRWLGLPVPRYAADKKVMGTPGLARVLKSLGAYMVDRKRNRNLLYLECLTQYSTMMLEAGIPTLVYPEGTRSRTGGIIPIKTGILSTSVEAFKHTGSEVIVVPIVLSYENVPEDVEFAGKDAHLSFRDFLFKRTEVYMDLCEPIPVSRYIQEDDPTLSISMEISRSWQAHHKILPNHIVAKLLMEAGGEISISDLSKMIEEMILTRKGNYLTKDVSEILDRGLKVLNSRKFIKKENGQIKALEPELLQYYGNMVPDPT; encoded by the coding sequence ATGAGCGAATTGGAAGAAACTCGAGTCCGTCATAAAAACATCGCCGTCTTCGGAGGCGGGCCGATGGGAGTTCATCTTTCCGTATCATTGGCAGAAAGAGCGGATCGACTTTTTCTTTGGTACTTCGATAAGAAGAAAGCTGATCGTCTCCAAAAAGATAGATCTGCCGAATTATTGGAAGAATTTGTTCCGCTTGCTGACAATATTATCGTTACAAACGATTTTGATTTTTTATCGCAAGGTTCTTGGATTATCGTTATCGCAGTTCCTTCCAGACAAAAAGAAAGTGTGATCGACAGGATCTCTTCTTATCTTTCAGAACAAGAAGAACATACGATTATTTCTTTTACCAAAGGTTTAGTCTCCACTTCTACTCGTAAAAAAACAAACGCTATTACTTTCTCCGACTATGTCATCAGAGTTAGAGAGATGAAAGAAAACCTGAACATGGAATATGTTGCTGTGGCAGGGCCGAACCTTCTTGCCGAGATGGCAAAAGGAAAACATAGCTTCTTCTCTATTGCGTCCACGGGAGAAAGAGCTTCCGAGATCATGGAAGATCTTTTTTCGGGACCCAGAAATCATATTAAAACTTTTGAGGATATTCGAACCCTAGAGTTATTCGGGGTGATGAAAAATCCGATCGCGATTGCTTGCGGTCTTGTAAACGGAATTCCAGAATGTGGATCCAATTTTGAAGGTGAACTGATCAGTTTAGGTTTTTCCGAAATAATAACTCTACTAAATGCTTTGGAACTTCCCATAAAACCTGCGATGGAATTCGGGCTTGCAGATCTGATTACCACGGCAACTTCCAGAGCTAGCCGGAACAGAGCTTATGGACAAAGATTTATCCGCAAGTTGATCTCAGGAGAAGATTCTCCGAACCTACTCGAAAGAATAGAACTCTTCTTAAATCCAAAAGAATTCATCCAAAAAGAAATGAGCCAGAGTGAAACACATGTAGAGGGAGCCTATGCACTTTCCACAATTTTGGATCTGGCGGAAGAGAAAAAAGTGGAACTCCCACTTTTCACTACTCTCTTTGAAGTTCTTACAAGAAAAGTTTCTCCTACGGAAATGATCCGATTCGTTTCTAAATCTACTAGCGACGATATCAGAAATATTTCTAGAACCGCTCGTAAAAGATTCGGATTGTCTCTTGCGTCCGGGAAGGAATTCCAACAAGCGCTAAGAAGAAGGGTGCTTCGACATGTTCATTCTCAACCTGGATTGTCGGATCGGATCCTCAAGCAGTCTGGATTGCAGATCAAATCTTTGGAAAAAAGATATTCTGAGGCAGTGGAAACTGAAGCAGGAACAGATCTGATGCTTCTTCCAAGAGAGATTGAACTGTGGAAAGAAGCGGAAGTCGCGTATGAGAACGGAAAGAGTAGGAACTTGGATCGTCTTGTGGAGTTTTATGTTTCCGAGATTGCGGATGAATACAGCCCGCTTTTCAGAGAATCTCTTATTCATTTAGTAGCTCCTGCACGTTTTGCAATAGGTGGTTTTAAGCCCGGAGGAGGACTTCCTAAGATCGGTGGTAATATAAAAGAGATCAAGGCTCTCGCTTCCAGATATGATATCTTATATACTCCAACTCATAGATCTCATTTGGACTCTATCGAAGTCGCCTTTGGTTTGAGATGGTTAGGTCTTCCTGTTCCGAGATATGCTGCTGATAAAAAAGTAATGGGAACTCCCGGACTTGCCAGGGTTTTAAAATCCTTGGGTGCATATATGGTGGATCGAAAAAGGAATCGAAACCTTCTTTATTTAGAATGTTTGACTCAATATTCAACAATGATGTTAGAAGCTGGAATTCCAACATTGGTGTATCCGGAAGGAACAAGATCCAGAACCGGCGGTATCATTCCGATCAAGACAGGAATTCTTTCTACATCTGTGGAAGCATTTAAACATACAGGGAGCGAAGTGATCGTAGTTCCTATCGTTCTTTCTTACGAGAATGTTCCGGAAGACGTAGAGTTTGCGGGAAAAGACGCTCATCTTTCCTTTAGAGATTTCTTATTTAAAAGAACAGAAGTCTATATGGATCTCTGCGAACCAATTCCGGTCTCTAGATATATCCAAGAAGACGATCCTACTCTTTCTATTTCTATGGAAATCTCCAGGTCTTGGCAAGCTCATCATAAAATTCTTCCAAACCATATAGTTGCAAAACTTTTGATGGAAGCAGGTGGAGAGATCAGCATCTCCGATCTTAGTAAGATGATAGAAGAAATGATCCTAACTAGAAAAGGAAATTATCTGACAAAGGATGTTTCGGAAATTTTGGACCGAGGACTTAAGGTTCTAAATTCTAGAAAGTTTATTAAAAAAGAGAACGGCCAGATCAAGGCATTAGAACCTGAACTTCTACAATATTATGGAAATATGGTACCGGACCCGACATAG
- a CDS encoding DUF1801 domain-containing protein, translated as MVSKKPKQTKDSSEIISEILKPHTKKVLEIVNSLRNKIKKEFPEFGERGYPVWKAIGFRDKNSGYVCGIFPFSENVRLIFEWGILLKDPDSILLGDTKQIRYLEYSSSKEIDINSIRNFLEQSLGLPKGKKEKEMIIESIGLVKKTSSK; from the coding sequence ATGGTTTCTAAAAAACCCAAACAAACTAAAGATAGTTCCGAGATCATTTCGGAGATTTTAAAACCTCATACAAAAAAGGTTTTAGAGATCGTGAACTCACTAAGGAACAAGATCAAAAAGGAATTTCCTGAGTTTGGAGAAAGAGGTTATCCGGTTTGGAAGGCAATCGGCTTTAGAGATAAAAACTCTGGCTATGTTTGCGGTATCTTTCCATTTTCAGAAAACGTACGTTTGATCTTTGAATGGGGAATTTTACTCAAAGATCCTGATAGTATATTATTAGGAGATACAAAACAGATCCGTTATTTGGAATATTCTTCTAGCAAAGAAATAGATATAAATTCTATCAGAAACTTTCTGGAGCAAAGCTTGGGATTGCCAAAAGGTAAAAAAGAAAAAGAAATGATCATAGAAAGTATAGGTCTTGTTAAAAAGACTAGTTCTAAATAA